The Sesamum indicum cultivar Zhongzhi No. 13 linkage group LG9, S_indicum_v1.0, whole genome shotgun sequence genome segment ttctttttaaGGGTCAAGTGTTGTTAATGAAGTGTAATTCGTCTCTGCAATCCCTCTTCCTCAACCATGGCCTTTCCTTCATTTGAGCTCtcaccaccacctccgccGTCATCACAAGTAGAAGAAAACACAACTACGTCCGTGataattaaacaagaaaacgCTTCCAATTCCACCAAAACAAGCAAGAACTACAATCTTCTCCTAGCGATCAACTACGCTTTTCTGTTTGTGGGCTCTGTTTCTTCAACCCTAATCTTCAAGTTCTACTTCATCCACAAGGGTTCCAGCAGATGGGTCTCCACGTGGGTTCAGTCTGCCGGGTTTCCTCTCCTCCTTCTGCCCGTATTCCTCCCTTATTATCTCTTCAAATGCACTCGACGCCGACCCTTTTCCGGCTTCTCCTCAAAGCTTTTGCTGCTGTCAATGGCCGTCGGCGTTTTCTTGGGCGTTAACaactttctcttttcttgggGAAACTCGTATTTGCCAGTTTCCACGGCTTCTCTTCTCCTTTCTTCGCAACTGGCTTTCAATCTCATCCTGTCCGTCATTATcgttaaacaaaaaataacgTTTATGAATCTCAACTGCGTCATACTTCTGACGCTGAGTTCAGTTCTTCTCGCCCTGAGTTCCAGCCACGACAAACCCCAAGGTTTAACCCGCGGCAAATACATGGTGGGCTTCTTCTCAACCCTAGGCGCAGGGTTCTTGTTCGCTTTGTATCTCCCGGTAATGGAGAAGATATACCGGAAAGTGTACTGCTATTCCATGGTGGTAGAGATGCAGCTTGTGATGGAAATGACGGCGACAGTTTTCGCCACCGCGGGCATGGCGGCGGACGGCGGGTTTTCAGATATGAAGGTTGAGAGCGCCAGGGTGTTTGATAAAGGCCCGGTTGAGTACTGGTGTACTATCGCCGGAAATCTGGTATTGTGGCAGTTCTGCTTCATGGGCACAGCGGGAATGGTGTTCTTGACGACGTCGTTGACGGGAGGGATATGCATGACGGCGTTGATGGCGATGAACGTGGTGGGAGGAGTGGCGGTGTATGGAGATGAGTTGGGTGGCGTGAAGGCGGTTTCCACCGTGCTTTGTGTTTGGGGGTTTTGTTCTTATTTGTATGGGATGTatatgaagaacaagaatcaAAAGCAAAGTAGTCATCAGTCGTCGACCATTCAGATGGAGGAGGTTTCCATCGCACATACTGCTTCCTagctccctctctctctctctctcacacacacacatgtataaTTAGAATATCAATCCAGTTTAAtctggattaattaattaattcaggATAGAGAACAATATGATGTTGGCgggtgtatatatacatatattttgtataattttttctcaagAAAACTTCCATAAGGacttacttatatataattaatagtgtGTAAGTGTAAGATATTTATTGATTCAGCAACAATATAATGAATTGATCCATGTACAGTATATGTTCTGTGGAGATTGTACAAATTCAGCAATAATTCtatttcaaaattgcaattaaaaaattaacatatttggTCCGAATCTCATTGTAGAAAACTAAATTAGTCAAAAATTATCACATGTCttgtatgtaattaattaatttggggctttttttatttttatttttaattatttttacgaATGTGGCAtgatgtaaaagaaaaatacaattttgatcACATAATTATAGGGTGACACGTGTAATCCAGATGTCTTCACAAATTAAATAGATCATGTGTCAAGTATGATTTTCAATATAACATATTTCTACGATATCTAGACTAAATGCGttgatcttttaattatagttctcaattataaaataaaaaaaagatcaaaaatGGAACCACCCTACTATAGTTATCGGGCCAAAATATATTCCATCgtaagagagagaaatttgtatatattaaataaaataaaaaattagacaataaaatttaaataaaaaagtttaatccaACTATAACCACACCATAAGAGCTCAATAGTAACGAATGCACTTGGATTGTGgagataatatattatataaagaaaactaaaagtaatttacaaaatatataataatttttagataaaattatattttaatttgatccTGTAATTATAGGtcattagtatttttggttctataatttactcaatttacatatataaatatttttttttgacaaatttagtcatgaacatatcatatttggtcatttttttggcaaatttaATCTTGTGTTAATAATTTTGCTGCTAACAACTTAtaattaaaggacaaaaaataacatatgcTCCAATATGAAGGgaatcaaaattgtcaaaacaTGACTAAATTGGTCAAGAAATAACCAAATGTGAAATGTTTAGtactaaatttatcaaaaaaagaacaaaataataaataaaataagttacatGACAAAAAATGTTAATGAATTATAgttatagaacaaaaaatataatttttcctaattttttatcccACACCAAGcatggaaaattaattttctcatttacttattgaaataagtgattgtaaatttaaaatttagacaatgaataattatttgaaaatatatgtggTTTCTAATAACTTGATTTTGAACTATACATAGACCGGATTGATGTGGcgtgctttaataaaaaaatggacatataTATACCCCTTTACTTCATATTCATTAGatttataatcaatttcaggaaatgaatttatttccgtactatttgattttaacaattagtggaaaattaaaatgtaaaatagaTATGATCAAgtggaatatatatttatttatttaacttaactatatatatataattaaagattTCCCAAACCCTAGTCATGTACAATGCTATTCGGATCTAATCGTAGAAATTGCCTTAtcaatgatttaaaatataccTCAGGTCTTTTGAAAGATATAGAGATTAATTAAGTAACAAAAGTAATTTGCtcgaatttaattattgttttaggcaaaatgacaaaataatgGTAGTATGCATGTATTTTAATGTGTGTGTTAGAAAAAGTTTGGTCCAAATCGGTAcacagtaaatatatatatatatatatatatataatatttgtcataatttcaaattatataataaatgtaccACATATTTACtgtgtaattaattgaattggatCTAATTGAAATTAGGGGAAAATTTTGGACGTATGGCTAAAAAGtcatctatttttaattaagggCAATCgacaatttatataaagttgGTTTTTGGTGTCATACCCCTAGGCCCCAGCTCCACtcacataaatttcaattattattatttttttatatatataagtacaaTAGAGAGTTCAACACTTATTTGAGATGTGGTCATCGTGGCAGAATATAATTAAGTTACAGTTCATTATtactcttttattattaaggtCATAAGCAGACAATGTGTCGATGATCAATGAAGTGAAGAAAGTATCATCTAATTAATGATTCTAATCCAATGTTTCACAAAGTGTTTAAGAGCTTCAAGGTTGAAAGTGTAGATTCCCGAgttttaacataataaatcacatttttgtacatattattttttggtgtatcatattctttttaattgttattcgACATCAAtctaaaagtatatttaattggagcgaaaagtaaaagtataaGAGATAGTTTGGTGTTTGGTTATGAGGAAAAGATGAATGTGAAGTAAAATTCGATATATGAAATCCCTCCAAagtccaattttattttcatctgaAATTAGGCGGAACAGTGGAAGTATAAGACCAAGACGACGAAAAAATACatcttttatttgtatttactctgttacccatatatatatatatctatatatataatttttctataatcttttcttcttcccactaaaaatactatatatagttgccagagaaataaaatgaaaatgtttCCTTTCTATGCAGTGCCTTTTTCAATGtgtttggagataatatacaaaattatttttggtaccaACAAAAGCgttgatttttgaatttgaattcattagttgaaaatattgttagtaattttgattgtattgtGAAAGTGAAAGTGATcctattgaaaaataattggtcTGAGATTAGTATTGTTTAGTGTAGCTTAATTTCTagctaattaaattaatttagcatttaaaaatgaataatttggcAGCCCTCACTCTCTATCCTCTACTTATAAGATGCTTAATGACAAAATTTCCTTCTCCCTAACTACACTCAGTGATTGTGGGAAGTTTAggttaatatattaattaattagaaataaaggATAAGTTTTGTCTActctattatatattgatgttgacaaatttgatgcaattaaataagaaaaaattataattttagtcccgcTGAATTATCTTTTCCATCCCATAAACAAggaatttttccttttagttCCACTAACAAGTTGATTAACAACCTCAAAGGGCAGGTCAGCGCATTATACCTCCTTGTTTGCAAGGTCTGGCGGatgtataattaatgtttacttaataattattaaaatattgaattagataaataaataaaaaaagaccaaattttcaatggaaaaaatgaattgttAAAAAGAGAGACAGATTACCTAAGTcgctcaaaattcaacgaaaatCTCATCCAAATACGGATGTCGGAATCAGCTGCCTAACTACGCATTCAATGTCCGTAAGCTATCCGCTACGCCGTTCCCTCTCCCGCCTGCCTGCCCAAACCTAAAGCAAACATAGACCCCATCCTCCCCATTTATTGCCAGCGTAGTCGCACTTCTTCCATTGCATGTCCTCTTCGTGTCACCTGCCAACCAACGCCACAAACCCTTTATAATACATACATGTAAGTACTCTTCAAcatatatatccaatttgtCCATTTTGGGAGAAAATTAATAGCTATGGGGCGGAGGAGGAACGCGCCGCTGTACAAGCTTTTTGCATGGGTGCGGCGGCAGTCCACCAAGGTGAAGACTTTCTTGGCCGCGGCGTGCGTGATCTGCCCCCTCGTGGCGCTCAAGTTGCTGGTTCACGATCACAACCAGTTCTTCGTCGTCTCTGAAGCCGTCCATTTTGCTGGGATTTTGGTCTTGATTTACAAGCTCACCACCCAGAAGACTTGCTCCGGTATTGATTCTTGAACTCATGGAATTCTGGGTTTGAATTGTTCTAGAGTGATGGGTTTTGTGTGAAAACTTTTGTGGGCTTCTCTTGGATTCATGTAAGGAGTTTGAGGTTTCTTTCCCTCTTCTTGATTTTAGCCAATTGATACACTTTTTGTTAGATTATAGTTTGATTTTGTGCATCATTGTTTCAGACACTAAAAATGGattctttttggttttgagGAAGTGAATATATAGTTGTTGCAAATTGTAGTAACAAGTCTTTTGTTCCCATCAGCATCAAGAATTTtggttttacttttaattagtATGTTTTAAATTACATCATTGCAATTAGTTTTTCTTGGTCTTCACCACTTATCTGTCCTTAGTTTATTAAGGAGTGAAGCTTTATACAAGCTTTTGATTTCTGTCGAATATTCTGTGGGTTGTTTCCTCCAattctatatttctttttattagttttttcttcatttttgtatttgttttttgagtACCTATGAAGAACTTTGTGGGACAGAAGTAAAAACTCGTTAGACATGAGTTGAGACATTATGAGAAGTGTGTAAAAATGAGATGTTTTGGATTGATTGGTCGTTTGTAGTTTTTCCGCCAAAATTTCAGAGTTTTTCTAACATAAAACTGTTGTTGATTCGTTACTCAGTGAATTAAACTCAGATACATTCTTATTGAGTAGCTGTTTCACATAATAGTTGCTTGTCCCGTGGCTTTTAGGCCTTTCTCTGAAGACTCAAGAACTTACAGCGATATTCTTGGCTGCAAGATTGTGCTGTAGTTTGTTTATGGAGGGTGATATTCACACTGTTCTTGATTTTGTGACACTTGTGTCGACTTTGTGGGTCATCTACATGATAAGGTTCAAGCTCAAGTCGACCTACATTGTGGAGCTGGATAATATGCCTCTGTATTATGTGGTAAAGGACATCTCTTCTCATGTCTTTCTTATTCATTTAGTTTTGGAATCTGCACTAAAAGAGGGTGTTTAGGTGAGCTTATAGCCTTTTCGAAGCATCTTTTGAGATGTTTGACAGCTTATAGTACGTTGTATAGAatgtttggtaattttttcaataaaaatgaatttataagatCTGAGATGTTAGTAGctataaattacttaaaagaaaagtaagGAGTTTCTAtcttagagggtgtttgacagaacttataagctcttgAAAACGGTTTGGCAAATGTTTTTGGAagaggagcttataagatcctacaataagattttttggattttataagctctcaaATGCATTCTAGCATTTTATAAGCTGTTACATGTTATTAATCCCACACTAAAATAAGATTCAATATCTTTAAGCTCTTAagatatcttataagatgtttcaaataagcttagccaaacaccttagttttaaattttaacaagctccttcaatttaatatttcgtAAACTCCatgattgtattttatttatacacttCAAGGTGGTTGTTAAGATAAAATCTAGCCTATCATATGAGTTTATAAGAACTTTTAAACAAGTTTAGCCAAACACTGTCTAAATTGTATTTTGCATTAATAAACTTTATCTTTTACTTTCATGCACCGCACAGGATGTCTGGTTCTGTTTGTATTCCAGAACTGCTTGCGTTTTTCTTTTGCGCTTCTACTTTGGTTCGAATGTGGTCATGTTTGCATATAAAGAAGACATAACTCGCGTTTAGTAAAGAATTGCTTCACAATTTgcttgtttcttttgttttgacAGGCCGTGCCTTCTGCAATCCTAGCCTTATTTATCCATCCTTACACGCATCATGCACGTATTGGCAGAATCCTTTGGGCCTTTGCTGTCTACTTAGAATCTGTTTCCGTGTTGCCGCAACTGCGGATGATGCAGAACATGAAGGTTTATAATATGCTCTGTTTTGAGAACTTCTATTATGCCCATCAAAGCCATAATAGTAACACTGCTTCACTTGTTCGATTTCGTTTCAGATGGTTGAACCATTCACAGCTAATTATGTGTTTGCACTTGGTGTTGCAAGATTCTTAGGATGTGCTCATTGGATCATTAAGGTAAGTTACAGATGCATCcaaaaactttcaaaaatgCTAAATCACCAACTCCTCTCTCGATCTCTTGAAAATACTCCCTTGATGAATGTACGAGCCTCAACACGAGATTCCTAATAAGAAGTAAAGTAGATGGTCATCTTACAATACAGTAATGTGTTTGAATCGCTTAGGGACTATTTACAAGTAATCGAGGGCAAAATTGTCTTAAAATCCGGGCATAAGCCacgaatattatattaaacgAAACcgaatgaaatatttaaattcagtgaataatTGAGTTTGTGATATATTTAGGTGTATGATTCAGCGGGGAAGTATTTGTATCTAGCTGGCTCCGGGTACATTTGGCTGCCTATGGTCCTTGTAGCAGAAGTTGTTCAGACATTCATCTTAGCAGACTTCTGTTACTATTATGTCAAGAGGTAAACCCCTCAagaccacacacacacacacacttttTTCACTACATTCTCAACAAAACAATGTCTAACAGAGGTGgttgttcttttttaaatttgcgTGTGGTTTTGCAGTGTGATGAATGGGCAACTTCTGGTCACTCTGCCTTTGCCTGTCTAAACATTCTAAGCTCAGACCTCATAGACTTGACTGTCTTAGATTGTACATTTTGTTTCATGGATTCCAATATTTGGTTCATCAAATGGCTAGCTGCAGTTTTTATCCAAACTTATGGATTTTATGAATTAGATTTCCCGTGTTTTACttcagtttttatttatttttaaatacaaagaTAGTTCTGAATTGATTgtataatatgattataatattaaatatgcaatatattaatatttttaaatcagtgaatatatttaaattaaaaaaaaaataatatagcaGTATTcagaataaatgaaataagtaGTATAACCGCTGCGGGTCTCAcatactttaaattatttatttgttggtttaaataaaatcttggTGGAGGCGGGttttttacaattgaaaaTGTCTTCATCTGACGatcttaaatattatttcttttttctattgatTTTTCGAGgacattaaattaaatagaaaaattgaagcaatGTTTCCATAAAATAccatatcattaattatagttttaagtcacatttaatatatgcCGTCGGATAGGCCCCTCTGACAGCGGAAGATTACGTGTCCATATTGCATTTAGCTACGGTTCACCTGATCCAGTGACGGTTCAGATTCGCCTGGGACATCGGGATTTCACTCCACGTGTCCTGGTTCCCACGTTAGGCGCCAAAGACATAATAGTTGCGTATCCACGTGTTGATCTCCGGTGACCCCTTCTTCTTGGCTGGCACCTGAAACGATTAAGGTAGCCGCTAATTTAGGATTAGAAGCTAAATCCGTACTTAACTCTTAAACCAAAGAatcacttttctttcttacgtGTCAGCAACCCCCCTGTTCGCTTCTCTCCTGTCTCCACGTGGCACGACCCcatctctcttctctctctctctctctctctctctctcgtatttcttcttattttctttctctagcCATTCAAACCTAGTCCAACCGAAggaagaaaatggagaaatttTAGGAAGATGGGAAGGGTGCATGATTTTAAAGTTTGTTCtgagttttcttgatttctcttagagtatttaattgatttggaAGAAATGGGGAGAGATTTCTCTATGGTGGAGGATGGATTTGGGCTGAGTTTGGAGTTGTCCATCGGTGGGAGCTACGGGAAATCGGGTAATAACCCGGAAACAATTGCGGGGCAAACGACGGACCCTTGTGGGGAAGATGATGAGGGCGAGAATAGTAATAATGGTGTCCCAAGATCTGATTTTTCCTGTGCGGGAGCAGATAATGGCTGTGAGTTTGCGGATCTGCACAAGAGAAGGGAAATTCAGGCTATAAGAAGGCAAGAAGCCCgtaagaaaagagaagaaaagctCAAGAAATCGAGAGGGTTGAATGGTGTAGATGATAAGCTGATTTTGGAGGCTCAGCAATTTCAAGCCAGAGTGAAGGACAGGGAAGCTAGAGAAAGAGATGGGTTTTCAGAGGATTCAGCTCGGGGAAAGGACAGaaatgagacaaaaaatgTTGGAGTCCAAGACTTGAATATCTCATTATTCACTGAGAACAAGAATCCGGGTACTGATTTTACGGGCCCCGGAAAAGAAACGCAGTGTTTGTTCTCACAGGTTCAGTTTCTGCCTGTCTTAAATGGTTTTGCGTATTCTCGTGTGGTTCCGTCTCCGGGGCCTGATGTTGTTGATGGGAAGAAGAATGAGGTGAAGGGGTTTCTCCCTGTGGCTTGCAGGAGTTCAGTAGGGCATGGGAATGGGAATGCAAGTGGGAATTCTTCGATGGATTGTGATTCCGGAGACGGGCCAGGGAATTCGGCGGCCCTGTTGACTGAGTCTCTGAAACGGAGTTCTTCGGCGGGTTCGGATCATCAAAGCACATCACAGAAAGGTGATTACTTGTTTTGTATTGTTTGATAGTTTTGTGCGTTTCTATTGAGTTGTTCAAGAATCTTATGGTGTGTAGGGATGAGGACATTGTCAGTAACCTTTTGATTGAAAGGTAAatcataccgattctttcaaatAGTAACAATGTAGCTTCAGAAAGATGCTGTTAACTATGCAGTTTCAGTTTATTAGTGAGTTCTAATTGCTATCTATCAAGAATACTACTTTCGATATTGGGACATTGATTTGCACTGATAGTTTCATTTCATTCGGCATGGTATCCGACCATGGACATATTCTAACATCTGGAATCATGTAGATTCATTCTTGACCTCGGTTTTCGAGTCCTTTTGTTTGAATATAGTCTTGCAAAAGACATTACATTGATGATGTCCTGCTAAATAGCCTTATATTATTAAGTATGAGAGTACTTCCAGTGAATACAGAATATCACTATACTTAAAGTCTTACACCATGCCGTTTTAAGGCCTAAAATGCTACTAATTCTGGAACAAAAGCCGTGTGTACATTGTTGGCTTGCACTGAGTGCAATTTATTTAACAAGGCTACAAGTATATGACTGTCTTTGTATTCATTCCTGGAGTTCCATAATTTGAACTTTGAAGTATGATAATGTTCAACAAACTCTGTCTGCATTTTCAGGTGGAAGCTGTAGTGACTCCGGAAGCCATGCAAGTAGCTTGAGCACACACCAGAATCAGTGCGCTTCAAGAAATGATAAGGTTGAATTTCTTGAAGCCATTGATTCTTTTTCACGGGCAGAACCAGACCAAGGGTTCGGGAAAGCAATACCGGAGGAGAGTTgcaaaacaaccaaaaaacTAGAAGCAGACCCTCATCCCAATCAAACTAACAACACTAGTTCAACGATCGAGAATCCAACCTCTCCTCCATCAAAAGAACCAACTGGTCTTATCGACAAACCTCCCAAGCCACCACAACACCACAAGCACGGCATTGCTTCTGCTCCACGTATGCACCGTGTCTCAACAACAGGAAATGGCCCGAAGGGTAGAACGGTAACTGGATTTTTGTACAGATACACGAGAACTGAGGTCAGCATCATGTGTGTTTGCCATGGGAGCTCGTTTTCACCTGCCGAGTTTGTGGAGCATGCTGGAGGAGTAGACGTATCAAACCCTCTCAGGCACATCACTGTGGTTCCTTGGGCCTCGGAATAAttggttttttctttgtttaacGCTTAAGTCATCGTTTTGTTTTCTGATCGAGATGGAGTAGCATAGGAGGCACTGACTCTTGCTTGAAGATAGTGAAGAAGGTTGGATCATTTTGGAAGGCAAAGGGTTGTAAACTGTGATCCTTGACCCTTCTCTCTGATGCAGAAGATTCTTAATTCTTGTTAGATTTTCTGTGTAGATTGNNNNNNNNNNNNNNNNNNNNNNNNNNNNNNNNNNNNNNNNNNNNNNNNNNNNNNNNNNNNNNNNNNNNNNNNNNNNNNNNNNNNNNNNNNNNNNNTTTTTGGGGGGGGGTATTTGAAATCCTGGCATACATGGATGGATTAATTCCTCATGTTGTACTCTTATCATTATTTAGCTGTGAAACATGATATTGATTCTAAGACAACTGTATATTTAATGAAAGACCAAGTGATCAGATCATAATTGATGaatgtgattaatttaaattttataaatttacttaattgaaTGATGGAAAAAAGGCCAAGtaaataatcaatcaaaattgacAGATGAAGAACTTTAAGTGAATGTAAATAGAAACTTATATACAGaacttgattaattaaataagagtTATTTGtttgggggaaaaaaaaaaggaagtaTTGGTGAATATGCATTGCAAAACCATTTTAGTAAATGTTATCttgaagttatttatttattctttggGGTACCAAAATCTAGAGATTTAAGTATGgaacaataaaaaagtttcatttggaaagttttttctttttttatgaatatttggaaagtttgttattttatgtaatttgataGACATAACATAAGTTAGGAATGGTGGGGTTGGGCTGTTTTCGGAACGTGGGCCGTTATGTCTTTTCAATCGAATCACTGTCAATCAAAACCAGTGAAAATTACCTTTGCCACTGAATTTTCTACGGGTTAATGATAATGTCCTTTtctattgttattattattatttatcttaaaatctcaattaatttcttgttacCACAagtttgaatattatttttaattatattattgtcaAGATATAtcagtgaattttaaaaaattcctaaaatttttccataattaaaaaaataaattccgtttaaaatattgaattacttatagGAATATTATAAACATTACTATATAGAGTTGTGGacacaataaaaatagtaatatgcgccataatttatattatatttgatatgcataaaaataaattagtccAAAGATGCTtgagagattaaaaaaaaaacgagaGGTCATTAACATCCTAAAAACCCCAAAAGACCTGACAAGCAGTCTTGGCGGGTGTCCCCAAAGAACATTGGCAAAGGGAGGAGGCCAGGGCATCCCTGTACTCAAACCATGATCAAAATCCAACAAAACATTTAGCGTAAAAGGCCCACGTCGTAGTCCACACTCCATCATAGTATCCAATTGACCTAGCTGTCAGTAACCACTTTGGAACCACATTAGCCCTAATAAGGAAGACATCCCTGATAACTGGGACTCCTTGCAAATGAGGGAGGTCCCCCcaaaatcttgattttttttgcagCTTCGACTCCCTAGCGGTTGTGATTCCTCACTGATGAAAGGTCTCCCAAACTAAAAGATAAGCATTCAATAACAAGATTAACAGAAGATAAGAACAAAGTATGACTTATCTAAACAACCCTTATCCATTTCTCccaaaaaatgaaggaaacaTGTAGAACCCCATTACATGGGGTCACGGGTCACCCCCtctaaatacaaatttattctttCTATATGGGGACATCATTTAATGTCTCTCACACCTTCTTGAGATTTTCTTGACACACTTCTCACTTTTTGGACGGCTCCCTCATGTCCTTCACACTTCTCTTACTTTCTAAATCACATGTCTCTAAAATTCGCTAAGCATCCTGTAAGCACGTGATCACGTGTTCTTACACTTTTCACCAACTTTATTTACCATATCTTGATTtcaattacacttttttttttgaatttattcaaGTTCAAATTCAATACTAACTAAGtgataatgtattttttgcaGGTTCCACTTCAGAATTTGCATTCATTTCGACCTAAATTTCGAACAATAGTCTATGTCAATTAGACCCGTGTGTTCTTTTAGTGCATCAACATTACTAAAGAAGACCACCTCTTTGGTCACTCTTATTCTCTTGGTCTGctattttctgttattttaattatttcagcagtttttttttctttctcaacttctatgttttttcttctcccacttttttctaaataatcaTTCACAA includes the following:
- the LOC105170132 gene encoding probable purine permease 4, translated to MAFPSFELSPPPPPSSQVEENTTTSVIIKQENASNSTKTSKNYNLLLAINYAFLFVGSVSSTLIFKFYFIHKGSSRWVSTWVQSAGFPLLLLPVFLPYYLFKCTRRRPFSGFSSKLLLLSMAVGVFLGVNNFLFSWGNSYLPVSTASLLLSSQLAFNLILSVIIVKQKITFMNLNCVILLTLSSVLLALSSSHDKPQGLTRGKYMVGFFSTLGAGFLFALYLPVMEKIYRKVYCYSMVVEMQLVMEMTATVFATAGMAADGGFSDMKVESARVFDKGPVEYWCTIAGNLVLWQFCFMGTAGMVFLTTSLTGGICMTALMAMNVVGGVAVYGDELGGVKAVSTVLCVWGFCSYLYGMYMKNKNQKQSSHQSSTIQMEEVSIAHTAS
- the LOC105170133 gene encoding putative ER lumen protein-retaining receptor C28H8.4, with amino-acid sequence MGRRRNAPLYKLFAWVRRQSTKVKTFLAAACVICPLVALKLLVHDHNQFFVVSEAVHFAGILVLIYKLTTQKTCSGLSLKTQELTAIFLAARLCCSLFMEGDIHTVLDFVTLVSTLWVIYMIRFKLKSTYIVELDNMPLYYVAVPSAILALFIHPYTHHARIGRILWAFAVYLESVSVLPQLRMMQNMKMVEPFTANYVFALGVARFLGCAHWIIKVYDSAGKYLYLAGSGYIWLPMVLVAEVVQTFILADFCYYYVKSVMNGQLLVTLPLPV
- the LOC105170134 gene encoding AFP homolog 2-like — its product is MGRDFSMVEDGFGLSLELSIGGSYGKSGNNPETIAGQTTDPCGEDDEGENSNNGVPRSDFSCAGADNGCEFADLHKRREIQAIRRQEARKKREEKLKKSRGLNGVDDKLILEAQQFQARVKDREARERDGFSEDSARGKDRNETKNVGVQDLNISLFTENKNPGTDFTGPGKETQCLFSQVQFLPVLNGFAYSRVVPSPGPDVVDGKKNEVKGFLPVACRSSVGHGNGNASGNSSMDCDSGDGPGNSAALLTESLKRSSSAGSDHQSTSQKGGSCSDSGSHASSLSTHQNQCASRNDKVEFLEAIDSFSRAEPDQGFGKAIPEESCKTTKKLEADPHPNQTNNTSSTIENPTSPPSKEPTGLIDKPPKPPQHHKHGIASAPRMHRVSTTGNGPKGRTVTGFLYRYTRTEVSIMCVCHGSSFSPAEFVEHAGGVDVSNPLRHITVVPWASE